A section of the Cervus canadensis isolate Bull #8, Minnesota chromosome 8, ASM1932006v1, whole genome shotgun sequence genome encodes:
- the PAOX gene encoding peroxisomal N(1)-acetyl-spermine/spermidine oxidase, which translates to MQSGGRQAEAPGRGPRVLVVGGGIAGLGAAQRLCRHPAFSHLRVLEATARAGGRIRSEHSFGGVVEVGAHWIHGPSQGNPVFQLAAKYGLLGERALSEENQLIETGGHVGLPSVSYASSGVSVSLELVAEMASLFYSLIDQTREFLQATETTPPSVGEYLKEKIRQHTASWTEDEETKKLKLAILKNLFNVECCVSGTHSMDLVALAPFGEYTVLPGLDCTFPEGYQGLTDRIVASLPKDVMVFDKPVKTIHWNGSFQEASAPGETFPVLVECEDGDCFPAHHVVVTVPLGFFKKHLDTFFEPPLPTEKVEAIRKIGFGTNNKIFLEFEEPFWEPDCQHIQVVWEDTSPLEDATPELQEAWFKKLVGFWVLPPFQASHVLCGFIAGLESEFMETLSDEDVLRSLTQVLRRVTGNPRLPAPRSVLRSCWHSAPYTRGSYSYVAVGSSGDDMDRLAQPLPADGKGAQLQVLFAGEATHRTFYSTTHGALLSGWREADRLMTLWDPQAQWPEPRL; encoded by the exons ATGCAGTCGGGTGGTCGTCAGGCGGAGGCCCCGGGCCGCGGCCCGCGGGTGCTGGTGGTGGGCGGCGGCATcgcggggctgggggcggcgcAGAGGCTCTGCCGCCACCCGGCCTTCTCACACCTTCGGGTTCTGGAGGCCACGGCCCGCGCCGGTGGCCGCATCCGCTCGGAGCACAGCTTCG GTGGTGTGGTGGAGGTAGGCGCTCACTGGATCCATGGGCCCTCCCAAGGCAACCCCGTCTTCCAGCTGGCTGCCAAATACGGGCTGCTCGGGGAGAGGGCCCTGTCCGAGGAGAACCAGCTGATCGAGACCGGGGGTCACGTGGGCCTGCCCTCTGTGTCCTATGCCAGCTCTGGGGTAAGTGTGAGCCTTGAGCTGGTGGCAGAGATGGCCAGTCTGTTCTACAGTCTCATAGACCAGACCCGGGAGTTCCTGCAGGCTACTGAGACCACCCCGCCCAGCGTCGGGGAGTACCTCAAGGAGAAGATCCGTCAGCACACGGCCAGCTGGACAGAGGATGAGGAGACCAAGAAGCTCAAACTGGCCATCCTGAAGAACTTGTTCAACGTGGAGTGCTGCGTGAGCGGCACCCACAGCATGGACCTGGTGGCCCTCGCGCCTTTCGGGGAGTACACTGTGCTGCCAGGGCTGGACTGCACCTTTCCTGA GGGCTACCAAGGACTCACAGACCGCATTGTGGCCTCCTTGCCCAAGGACGTGATGGTCTTTGACAAACCTGTGAAGACCATTCACTGGAATGGGTCGTTTCAGGAAGCTTCTGCTCCTGGGGAGACATTTCCTGTGCTGGTGGAATGTGAGGATGGAGACTGCTTCCCAGCCCATCATGTGGTCGTCACCGTGCCCTTAG GTTTttttaagaaacacctggacACCTTCTTTGAGCCGCCACTGCCCACTGAGAAGGTGGAAGCGATCAGGAAGATAGGCTTTGGGACCAACAATAAAATCTTCCTGGAGTTTGAGGAGCCCTTCTGGGAACCGGACTGCCAGCACATCCAGGTGGTGTGGGAGGACACGTCGCCCCTGGAGGACGCCACCCCCGAGCTGCAGGAGGCCTGGTTCAAGAAGCTTGTTGGCTTTTGGGTCCTGCCTCCCTTTCA GGCCAGCCACGTGCTCTGTGGCTTCATCGCGGGGCTCGAGTCCGAGTTCATGGAGACACTGTCGGACGAGGACGTGCTCAGGTCTCTGACGCAGGTGCTCCGCAGGGTGACAG GGAACCCCCGGCTCCCCGCGCCCAGGAGTGTGCTGAGGTCCTGCTGGCACAGTGCCCCGTACACCCGGGGGTCCTACAGCTATGTGGCCGTGGGCAGCTCTGGAGACGACATGGACCGGctggcccagcccctccctgcagacGGCAAGGGGGCGCAG CTCCAGGTACTGTTCGCAGGCGAAGCCACACACCGGACGTTTTACTCCACCACGCACGGGGCTCTGCTGTCTGGCTGGAGGGAGGCTGACCGGCTCATGACGCTGTGGGACCCGCAGGCCCAGTggccagagcccaggctctga